DNA sequence from the Streptomyces sp. NBC_01497 genome:
ATCACCCGGAAGCCGCGCGTATCGCCCGGCAGGCGAGCGGGGGGAGCCACACCGCGATGGGATGGTTCTCGCTGGGCGGCAATGTGGGTTTCGCCGCCGCTCCTGTCCTGGTGGCCGCCGTCGTCGGCGTCGGTGGTCTGCGTGCTTCTCCCCTGCTCGTGATTCCCGCGGTGGCGGGCGCGGTTCTCTGCGGGTTCGCGGTCCGGGCGCTCGGTGCCGGCGGGGTGGGTGCGTCGCACGCGGCCCGTGTTCCGGGAAGGAACGACTGGGCGTCCTTCGTGAAACTGTCGGTGGCCATCGCATGCCGTTCGATCGTGTTCGTCAGCCTGAGCGCGTTCATCTCCCTGTACGCGGGCCGGCGCGTCGGCGGCGACATCGCGGGCACCGCCGCCCTTTTCCTCCTCTACCTCGGGGGAGCGGTGGGGACGGTCGCCGGGAGCAGGCTCGCCGGACGTTTCGGGCGGGTGGCCGTGGTGCGGTGGTCGTACGTGCTCTGCGTTCCCGCCGTCGCCGGAGTGGTCTTCGTTCCCGGGCCGCTGCTGTACCTGTTCGTCGCCCTGGCCTCGGCCGGGCTGTACGTACCTTTCTCCCTGCACATCACGCTCGGCCAGGACTACCTTCCGCGGCGGATCGGTACGGCGAGCGGTGTCACTCTCGGTCTGGCCGTCAGCGTCGGGGGAGTGGTGAGCCCGCTCGTCGGCTCGATCGCCGACGCCACTTCGCTGCAGTGGGCCCTTGCCCCTCTCGTGGCGCTGCCGGCGATCGGCGCGCTTGTGCTGTGCACCCTGCGCGAACCGGCACGCCTTGAGAAGACCCCCTCCGTTGCCGGGCCGTCCGCGAACTCCCCCCGGCAAGAGGCCCGGTGAACGTGTCGCTCGGCATCGGTCGACCGCGAGTATTCGAGGATGATCATGACGCGAGGGTGGTGGCGGCGGGCCGTGCGGGTGTGCGTCTCGCGCGCGGGGGACGTGCCCGCCCGCGGGTCCCGGGGTGGCCCTCAATGCTTCCGGCACGGGTACGCCGTGTCCCGGGCGGGGCCGCCGGCATGCGCCGTCCTCGGGAACGGTAGTCTCCCGCCTCCGGCGGCCGAGCCGGAGACGGGAGAGCGGGGCCCGGAAAGCGGAGCCTGGAAAGCGCGGGCTACTTGGCGGTCAGGAACTCGCTGAGGGCCAGGGGCCGGTTCACGATGCGGATGTCACCGACGTTGCCGTGGAAGACGACGTCGACGGCGCCCGCGTACTCGTGCCCGCCCACCAGCCAGGGCAGCCCGAGCGAGGTGAGGCCGACCGAGACCCGGTTCGGGTTGTCGACGACCGGAGCGCCCTCGACGTACAGCTTCGTGTAGCGGCCGTCGTTGACGACCGCCAGGTGCCACCACCGGAGCTCCACCATGCCGTGACCCCAGTTGGTCGTCGGGTAGGTGTCGTTCAGCGGGTAGTGGTTGAACTGTGCCTCGCGGCCGTTGTTCGTGACGGCGAACTGGGCGAGCGGCTCGTTCGGATCGGTGTTCTTGCCGTGCTTGCCGGCCGTCCCGGCCGAACCCCGGCGGCTGAGTATCGAGGCGTTGCCGTTGTTGCCGGCGTCCCAGTCGAGCGGCATCATCACGAACGTCTCGATGGTGTAGCCGCTCTTGAACGTCTCGGCGTTCAGCGGAGCCTTCGCTCCCGTCGTCAGGTACGCGCCGTGCACCGGGTTCCTGCCACCGACGAACTTCAGGCTGGCGTGGCCCGGCTGGTCGGGGTGGTGGTCGGCGGACCAGGTCAGCGCGTCGGCTGCCGTGCCCGGCACGCTCACCACCGTCAGATCATTGCCCTTGCCGGACAGGTCGCGGATCGTCCTGCCGGCGGCGAGCGATGTGCCGGGCGCGCCCTCACCGTCGAAGCGCCAGTACGCCAGCGTGCCCTTCACCAGCTCCCTGCTCGCGGGGCGGGCCGGGCGGACCGGGACCGGGACGAAGCCCGCGAACCGCTCCTCGAAGTCGATCGGCACGGAGAAGGTGTCGACCGGACCGGTGATCCGGGCGTGCTCGGCCGCCAGTTCGGTGCGTGACTCGGGGTCCTGGGCCAGGATCCACGGGTTGATCGTCTCGACGTCGATCGTGTTGCGGGCCAGGTCGAAGTGGTACAGCCGGATCATGCCGCCGCCGCCGAAGTAGCGGTTCTGGTAGTTCGCGATGTGCAGGGACACGTCGTTGCCGGCCGCGTTCTTCTTGGTCGTACGCGCGGACGGCCAGTAGTGGCCGTTGAGGGTCAGGAAGATCTGGTCATTGTCGTTGATCAGCTGGTCCCAGACCGTCTGACCGTAGTCGGAGAGGACGGCGTTGTTCTCCGGGTCGCCCGACTCGTACGGGAAGACGTTGTCGTCGTAGTTCGAGTAGACGATGTCGTGTGACGTGAGGATCACCGGCATCTTCGGGTGGGCCTTGATGACGTCGTTGGCCCAGGCGAAGCCCTGGTCGGTGGTCCGCCAGTCCAGAGCCAGCACGAGCCACGAACGGCCGGCGGCCTGGAAGATGTGCGCGGTGTTGTAGCCGGTCGCATCCGCCCCGGCGAACGTCTTGGCGTGCTTGAACCGCTGCGGGCCCATGGTCTGCAGGTACGGCGTGTCGCCACGGCTGTCGTCGCCGGTCACGTCGTGGTTGCCGGCCAGCACGCTGTACGCGGCACCGCGGGCGTCCAGCAGCGCGAACGCCTTGTCGACCTGCTGGAACGACGACGGATCGGCGTCCTGCGTCAGGTCACCGAGGTGCGTCATGAAGACGATGTTGTCGTTGGCGGCATCCCCGCTGTTGTTGATGATGTAGCGGAACGACTCCTCCTGCGGCGTCCGGTTGACGCTGTCCTGGCTGCCCCAGTACAGGAACTGGGTGTCCGGCATGACCGCGAGGGTGAACTGCAGGGCGGTCGGATCCGGTCTCCAGGTACCCGTCCCGCCGCTCTTGGCGTTGTCCGCCGCGACAGCGGGCGTCGCGCCGAGCGCGGACGCGCCGACGCCCGCGGCTGCCGCTCCGGCACCGGCCAGTGCCGCGTTGCGGAGGAAGCCCCGCCGGTTCTGACCGCTCGGCTCTTGTGACGACGTGTCACCGTTCTCAGACATAAGGGCTCTTCCCGGGTCGACAGCTCAAACGCCACGAGGCTAGTCAGAACCTGTCCAAGCTGGGCAGACGTGAGATGACAAACGAAGATCAAGTGTCTGTCCACCATCAAATCCCCAGGCAAATTGTGTCCCGGTGCTCATACCGCGATCGCGGACGGTCACCTGGAAGGGGGCGGGCCCACATGAGGGGACTTCTCCGTCCGGGCCGGCGGCGAGGGCGGCCCGCTTCTCCCGGTCCTCGTCAGACCGGCTCCACCACGTCGTCCCGCGCCGACGGCGCGAGACAGCGAACGGCCGTGGAAGCGGTCGGCTGTCTTCCGGACTTCCGTACGGACGCCGCCCGGTGCAGAATCTACGCGCGTCGCTGATTCTCAGTCGTCTGACAGGAGCCTCTCGTATGCCGATCGACCGCAGAACCTTCCTCAACCGGACCGCCGCGACCGGGGCGGGAGTCGCACTGGCCGGCGGGGCGCTCACCGGGACGGACACGGCCGAGGCCGCACCGCTCGGCGGGCACGGCGGCCGGGGCCCGCGCACCACCTCATTGCGCGTGCTCGGCACGACGGACGTGCACGGACATGTGCTGAACTGGGACTACTTCACCAACGCCGAGTACGACGACGCCACGCACAACGACGTGGGCCTTGCCAAGGTCGCGACGCTGGTCGAGCAGGCCCGCGAGGAGGCCGGCCGCCACCGCACGCTGCTCGTCGACGCGGGCGACATCATCCAGGGCACCCAACTCTCTTACTACTACGCCCGGGTGGACCCGATCACCGGGGGGAACGGCAAGAGGCCGCCGAAACACCCGATGGCCCTGGCGATGAACCACATGAAGTACGACGCGGCCGCCCTCGGCAACCACGAGTTCAACTACGGCATCCCGGTGCTGCGCGCGTTCGAGGAGCAGTGCGACTTCCCGCTGATCGCGGCGAACGCGCTGGATGCCAAGACCCTCAAGCCCGCCTTCCAGCCCTACGT
Encoded proteins:
- a CDS encoding MFS transporter, which produces MPTNRAPARGSAITSMSFGHACVDIYQGAVAALVPFFVSERHYTYAAASGIVLAASLLSSVMQPLFGALTDRRAMPWLLPVSTLVGGVGVALSGLGHSYPLTLAVIALAGTGVAAYHPEAARIARQASGGSHTAMGWFSLGGNVGFAAAPVLVAAVVGVGGLRASPLLVIPAVAGAVLCGFAVRALGAGGVGASHAARVPGRNDWASFVKLSVAIACRSIVFVSLSAFISLYAGRRVGGDIAGTAALFLLYLGGAVGTVAGSRLAGRFGRVAVVRWSYVLCVPAVAGVVFVPGPLLYLFVALASAGLYVPFSLHITLGQDYLPRRIGTASGVTLGLAVSVGGVVSPLVGSIADATSLQWALAPLVALPAIGALVLCTLREPARLEKTPSVAGPSANSPRQEAR
- a CDS encoding Tat pathway signal sequence domain protein, whose product is MSENGDTSSQEPSGQNRRGFLRNAALAGAGAAAAGVGASALGATPAVAADNAKSGGTGTWRPDPTALQFTLAVMPDTQFLYWGSQDSVNRTPQEESFRYIINNSGDAANDNIVFMTHLGDLTQDADPSSFQQVDKAFALLDARGAAYSVLAGNHDVTGDDSRGDTPYLQTMGPQRFKHAKTFAGADATGYNTAHIFQAAGRSWLVLALDWRTTDQGFAWANDVIKAHPKMPVILTSHDIVYSNYDDNVFPYESGDPENNAVLSDYGQTVWDQLINDNDQIFLTLNGHYWPSARTTKKNAAGNDVSLHIANYQNRYFGGGGMIRLYHFDLARNTIDVETINPWILAQDPESRTELAAEHARITGPVDTFSVPIDFEERFAGFVPVPVRPARPASRELVKGTLAYWRFDGEGAPGTSLAAGRTIRDLSGKGNDLTVVSVPGTAADALTWSADHHPDQPGHASLKFVGGRNPVHGAYLTTGAKAPLNAETFKSGYTIETFVMMPLDWDAGNNGNASILSRRGSAGTAGKHGKNTDPNEPLAQFAVTNNGREAQFNHYPLNDTYPTTNWGHGMVELRWWHLAVVNDGRYTKLYVEGAPVVDNPNRVSVGLTSLGLPWLVGGHEYAGAVDVVFHGNVGDIRIVNRPLALSEFLTAK